The following proteins are encoded in a genomic region of [Eubacterium] hominis:
- a CDS encoding ABC transporter ATP-binding protein: protein MLIEIKGLSKKFKDKQVIKNLDFCIDKGDLILIQGINGCGKSTLLKIISGLMSYEKGSIIFEKPLKIGAFIENPNFIENESALYNMKFLMELTGSFDKELVSSLFKDFQLDIEDKTIVKKYSIGMRQKLGIIQAVMEDQDFILFDEPTRGLDKASMKSFDKLISELNKMGKTCIICAHDGVSNINFNKLYDMEEGHLIEKTNIKV from the coding sequence ATGTTAATTGAAATTAAAGGATTGTCAAAGAAATTCAAGGATAAACAGGTGATAAAGAATTTAGACTTTTGTATAGATAAGGGTGATTTGATTTTAATACAAGGCATTAATGGATGTGGGAAATCAACACTTTTAAAAATTATATCTGGGCTAATGTCTTATGAGAAAGGCTCTATAATTTTTGAAAAACCGCTCAAAATTGGAGCTTTTATTGAAAATCCTAATTTTATTGAGAATGAATCAGCTCTATATAATATGAAGTTCCTAATGGAATTAACAGGAAGTTTTGATAAAGAACTGGTTTCTTCATTATTTAAAGATTTTCAACTTGATATTGAGGATAAAACTATAGTTAAAAAATATAGTATTGGAATGCGTCAAAAATTAGGTATTATTCAAGCAGTAATGGAAGATCAGGATTTTATATTATTTGATGAACCAACTAGAGGTCTTGATAAAGCTAGTATGAAATCATTTGACAAACTAATCTCTGAATTGAATAAAATGGGAAAAACATGTATAATATGCGCACATGATGGTGTTTCAAATATAAATTTTAATAAATTGTATGATATGGAAGAAGGACATCTAATTGAAAAGACAAATATTAAAGTATAG
- a CDS encoding ABC transporter ATP-binding protein, whose translation METILEVKKLKKKIGKTEILHDISFSVFENEIVGFVGPNGAGKSTTMKCITGLFKVPKDMVYIMGKDMYDHHVEALRYLGASIEAPALFPDLNGYDHFSMVANWRKEKKENLQELYELSGLKKEALKRPVRTYSMGMKQRLMLSLTLIGSPKLLLLDEPLNGLDPQATFEFREKLLDLRKRNTSILLSSHQLNEVEKICDRIVFIKDGRIVNSITTEALQQMQYYTFQLQPIEKARQVCKKMNLEIREEGTHVSIRFDTPQILNAFFKAVVSENIDIIEVNSADHLEQYYKNLYRNAEK comes from the coding sequence ATGGAAACTATATTAGAAGTAAAAAAGCTGAAAAAAAAGATTGGGAAAACTGAAATTTTGCATGATATTTCATTTTCAGTATTTGAAAATGAAATCGTAGGTTTTGTGGGGCCAAATGGAGCAGGTAAATCTACTACCATGAAATGTATAACAGGTTTATTCAAAGTTCCTAAAGATATGGTATATATTATGGGAAAAGATATGTATGATCACCATGTGGAAGCTTTGCGGTATTTAGGAGCAAGTATTGAGGCACCTGCTTTATTTCCAGACTTAAATGGATATGATCATTTTTCGATGGTGGCAAATTGGAGAAAAGAGAAAAAAGAAAATCTACAGGAGTTATATGAATTAAGTGGATTAAAAAAGGAAGCTTTAAAAAGACCAGTACGTACATATTCAATGGGAATGAAGCAACGTTTAATGCTATCATTGACATTGATTGGTTCTCCCAAACTGCTATTGTTGGATGAACCATTAAATGGATTAGATCCACAGGCGACGTTTGAGTTTAGAGAAAAACTATTGGATTTAAGAAAACGAAATACAAGTATCTTATTATCTTCTCACCAATTAAATGAGGTAGAAAAGATATGTGATCGTATCGTGTTTATAAAAGATGGCAGAATCGTGAATTCTATTACTACTGAAGCTTTACAACAAATGCAATATTATACATTTCAATTACAACCTATTGAAAAAGCAAGACAAGTATGTAAAAAAATGAATTTAGAAATAAGAGAAGAAGGTACACATGTATCCATTCGTTTTGATACTCCACAGATATTGAATGCATTCTTTAAGGCTGTTGTAAGTGAAAATATTGATATCATAGAAGTGAATAGTGCAGACCATTTGGAACAGTATTATAAAAATTTATATCGAAATGCGGAGAAATAG
- a CDS encoding ABC transporter permease codes for MKQLIKNECRRWFTRKKICAFLCLMGCCVLFYEFYYHQSYLSYYEKEYVNLKNEYTDVSSVMRIYGMNMKIDDSEDLKIAYDIYDKEYQLLAKEMNLWNNNTDGRFDEELLSLEKQRDENLLRLEENRIEPMNMQIYRNTPEDLNNRIKLRESYEQQHIKEKVVKNVPDVNYVLYKIFSGSDATIFLILFILCIVNFNIWSSEFENQTYRLAFIQPYQRKSIYISKLLVQIIMSLGLFFLMIVTLATCAYIQYGVGEPIIVAVNQTMLHGVQTSADQVFTYVTTSSLLIKFLLRQILYISILEIVIHTVSFFAKKTELSLLVIFTLLIAMVFAGLSEHANLINIYQLEKLYSETQYVSQLSTFGMLALIGILCFFINYLYLVYCDLKG; via the coding sequence ATGAAACAGTTAATAAAAAATGAGTGTCGAAGGTGGTTTACAAGAAAAAAAATCTGTGCATTCTTATGTCTGATGGGCTGTTGCGTATTGTTTTATGAATTTTATTACCATCAAAGCTATCTCTCATATTATGAAAAAGAATACGTAAATTTAAAAAATGAATATACAGATGTAAGCTCGGTGATGAGAATTTATGGAATGAATATGAAAATAGATGATAGTGAAGATTTAAAGATAGCATATGATATATATGATAAAGAATATCAATTATTAGCAAAAGAAATGAATCTATGGAACAATAATACAGATGGACGATTTGATGAGGAATTGTTATCTTTGGAAAAGCAGCGGGATGAAAACCTTTTACGTTTAGAAGAAAATCGAATAGAACCAATGAATATGCAGATTTATCGTAATACACCTGAAGATTTAAATAATCGCATAAAATTACGGGAAAGTTATGAACAACAGCATATCAAAGAGAAAGTGGTCAAGAATGTGCCAGATGTCAATTATGTCTTATATAAAATATTTTCTGGCTCTGATGCGACGATTTTTCTGATTCTGTTTATCTTGTGTATTGTGAATTTTAACATCTGGTCATCGGAATTTGAAAATCAAACATATCGGTTGGCGTTCATTCAACCATATCAAAGAAAAAGTATTTATATATCTAAATTACTTGTGCAGATCATCATGAGTCTTGGTCTATTCTTCTTGATGATTGTGACCCTTGCTACATGTGCATATATTCAATATGGAGTTGGGGAACCAATCATTGTAGCAGTGAATCAAACAATGCTGCATGGTGTACAAACATCCGCTGATCAGGTGTTTACATATGTAACAACTTCATCACTGCTGATAAAATTTCTATTACGCCAGATTCTGTATATTAGCATATTAGAGATTGTAATCCATACTGTTTCATTTTTTGCGAAGAAAACCGAATTGAGTTTGCTGGTAATTTTTACACTATTGATTGCGATGGTCTTTGCTGGTTTAAGTGAACATGCCAATCTGATAAATATTTATCAATTAGAAAAGTTATATAGTGAAACACAATACGTGTCGCAGTTATCAACATTTGGCATGTTGGCTTTGATAGGTATCCTATGTTTTTTCATTAATTATTTATATCTTGTTTATTGCGATTTAAAAGGATAG
- a CDS encoding GNAT family N-acetyltransferase: protein MFVEIREWNEEDAFALHSLSKHPYLSKERLFRYFYPDTFLNAMSTIYFYQNADPKRFLYRAVIVDGNVAGFISAQVKNEHSAELSYWLGVKYWRKGIMSKAVSLLCKEAFDKLPVFCIYAMVDQKNIASQKVLEHNGFQKEKIEHLFIYRKYK from the coding sequence ATGTTTGTTGAAATTAGAGAGTGGAATGAGGAAGATGCGTTTGCTTTACATTCTTTATCAAAACATCCATATTTGTCAAAAGAACGATTATTTCGATATTTTTATCCAGATACATTTTTAAATGCAATGAGTACGATTTACTTTTATCAAAATGCAGATCCGAAACGCTTTTTATATCGTGCTGTAATCGTAGATGGAAACGTTGCGGGTTTTATCAGCGCACAGGTGAAGAATGAACATTCTGCAGAGCTTTCATATTGGCTTGGAGTCAAATATTGGAGAAAGGGGATTATGAGTAAAGCAGTATCTTTACTATGCAAGGAAGCATTTGATAAATTGCCTGTTTTTTGTATATATGCAATGGTAGATCAAAAAAATATTGCTAGTCAGAAAGTATTGGAGCACAATGGTTTTCAAAAAGAGAAAATAGAACACCTGTTTATTTATCGAAAATATAAATAG
- a CDS encoding GntR family transcriptional regulator, giving the protein MDIIISNNSSKPIYEQIISQIKAMIMSGELQSGEMLPSMRALAKSLHISVITGQKAYEELQRDGFIETVTGKGTFVAAQNKDFIQEEHLRQIEQKLMDAADLGRSSAVSLEKMIELLTMFYQDDE; this is encoded by the coding sequence GTGGATATCATTATCAGTAATAACAGTAGTAAGCCTATTTATGAACAGATTATTTCACAGATAAAAGCAATGATTATGAGTGGAGAATTGCAATCCGGAGAAATGCTGCCATCCATGCGCGCGCTGGCAAAATCATTACATATCAGTGTAATCACTGGCCAAAAAGCTTATGAAGAATTACAAAGAGATGGCTTTATTGAAACGGTAACTGGAAAAGGAACCTTTGTTGCTGCGCAAAACAAGGACTTTATCCAAGAGGAACACTTACGCCAGATCGAACAAAAGCTTATGGATGCTGCAGATTTAGGAAGAAGCAGTGCTGTTTCATTAGAAAAAATGATAGAGCTATTGACGATGTTTTATCAAGATGATGAATGA
- a CDS encoding ABC transporter ATP-binding protein gives MEQSLIIKNVNKIFPQFTLQNIHMEVPEGTIMGFVGENGAGKTTTIQCILNLLKLDDGEIEVLGRKHTDPVLKDDIGVVFDENNYFDTMNIQQINKMMLKIYKNWHADEFFEMCHSRFALPEDKLIKDFSRGMHMKLAIAMALSHEAKLLILDEPTSGLDPVTRDEILDIFLDFVQDEHHSILLSSHISTDIEKIADYITYIHEGSVIFSKSKDELLENFGIMRCSKNQASLIDEEDIIAKLEHDYSVDILVDHKNKMEKKYKDIIMDKPSIDDIMLLYAKGERKVC, from the coding sequence ATGGAACAAAGTTTGATTATAAAAAATGTGAATAAAATATTCCCTCAATTCACATTACAAAACATACATATGGAAGTACCAGAAGGAACGATTATGGGGTTTGTTGGTGAAAATGGTGCTGGAAAAACAACCACGATTCAATGCATTTTAAATTTATTAAAACTGGATGATGGTGAAATCGAAGTGCTGGGTAGAAAACATACAGATCCTGTTTTAAAAGATGACATCGGCGTTGTATTTGATGAAAATAATTATTTTGATACTATGAATATCCAACAAATAAATAAGATGATGCTAAAAATTTATAAAAACTGGCATGCAGATGAATTTTTTGAAATGTGTCATTCACGATTTGCATTGCCAGAAGATAAGTTGATTAAAGATTTTTCAAGAGGCATGCATATGAAATTAGCGATTGCCATGGCATTATCGCATGAGGCGAAGTTATTAATATTGGATGAACCAACGAGTGGTTTAGATCCTGTCACAAGAGATGAAATATTAGATATTTTTCTTGATTTTGTACAAGATGAACATCATTCTATCTTGTTGTCCTCACATATCTCTACAGATATAGAAAAAATTGCTGATTACATCACTTATATTCATGAAGGCAGTGTGATCTTTAGTAAATCTAAAGATGAATTATTAGAGAACTTTGGTATTATGCGTTGTAGCAAAAACCAAGCTTCATTGATTGATGAAGAAGATATTATTGCTAAATTAGAACATGATTATTCAGTTGATATTTTGGTAGATCATAAGAACAAAATGGAAAAGAAATATAAGGATATCATTATGGATAAGCCAAGTATTGATGATATCATGTTGCTGTATGCGAAAGGAGAAAGAAAAGTATGTTAG
- a CDS encoding ABC-2 transporter permease: protein MLGLLYRDFINLKASLRSIILSSIFIMVVAIFFNYGMIMVISLPVFFAFSITGSFQCDAALKWNKKCMTLPISAKNVVFARYLTFAILMGIGALFSFVFGVVYMNITNFSQTNHHFTLQLGMAIALLMPLFYASLFFPSIYYYKGEKLEMAMLTCMILMFLIFGGGALIIKYTTISFQYTDLNMYVYVFLAISLVLFILSYFLSLKIYEIKSIE from the coding sequence ATGTTAGGGCTATTATATCGGGATTTTATCAATTTAAAAGCTTCCTTAAGGTCAATTATATTATCATCTATCTTTATTATGGTGGTCGCAATCTTTTTTAACTATGGAATGATTATGGTGATTAGTTTACCTGTATTCTTTGCATTTTCAATCACGGGAAGTTTTCAATGTGATGCAGCTTTAAAATGGAATAAAAAATGTATGACATTACCAATATCTGCAAAAAATGTTGTATTCGCAAGATATCTGACATTTGCTATATTAATGGGTATAGGTGCATTATTTTCCTTTGTATTTGGTGTTGTTTATATGAATATAACAAATTTTTCACAAACAAATCATCACTTTACTTTGCAATTAGGAATGGCGATTGCCTTACTTATGCCATTATTTTATGCTTCATTGTTTTTTCCAAGTATTTATTATTATAAAGGAGAAAAACTGGAAATGGCGATGCTTACGTGTATGATTTTGATGTTTTTAATCTTTGGTGGTGGTGCTTTGATTATTAAATACACAACGATTTCTTTTCAATATACAGATTTAAATATGTATGTTTACGTATTTTTAGCGATATCCCTAGTATTATTTATTCTTTCATACTTCCTTAGTTTAAAAATTTATGAAATAAAATCTATAGAATGA